GTAGATGCAGACCATGTCTCAGAGATTTAACCATATACACTCCAGATGTTTCTTCAGTGAAAGCTGCTTTGAAACTTCATGAAGTattgcttttttgttttctctgtacTCTTTGTATAATAGGCGATTCATTGAGATCACACTGTCACATTATATATGATAAAGTTTTCTTACAAAACCCACTTAAGGACTACCCTGAGAATGGAAAATGTCACTGTCTTCTTTACTGGATGTAAGCACAACTCTGTGAGATGGTTTGTGTCTGGTTATAAAAAGATCTAATTAGTACTAGGGATATAATTCTTTGCTTTGACGTATGATCTGACCACATATATAAGCTGTGTGAACAGACACAACTCCAGCAATTTTATGCTATTCTCATTTATCTAGCCTTTTTAAACAGGTTGACCAGGTTTTTGTAATCTGTGCTTCTACTCTCTTATAGAAGTCTACCATATTTATTGGAATCATCAACCTTGCACTACAGCCTACTGTTAATTTTTCATCTATGAAATTTAATGGTTTATCTTTATGTTACCAGTTGTATGGCTGAAAAGtcctattttattttcattcaaatGACTTCACATTTGTTATCTGCTTTTCCTAGTGATTAAAAGTGAtatcaataaatataataacaaataattgataatttaaaaaaaatatatctaggaaatattcattaaaaaaggTTGTAGGTTAGAAatgttttgtacttttttttttaggatcatGACTGAGGTGGCTGATGTTAAAGAGAAAATGGAAATGAAATTATGTGATTTAAGGACAAAATTGATTGAGGAATTTCAAGTCTTATTTAAAAGACAAACAAAGGATATTTCAGATACTCACAAGCAACTTTTTAAACAATTGAATCAAAACATATTTCCATTAAAAAACTTGAGAAGTCAAAATAATACAGTTATAATGtaagtataaaaaataattctggcttaaaaatagGTTCCATTTCATACTTAATCATAGCAattatatttttgttcacaTTACTTTGTTGAGCATCTgtgaatttttttatatttttttttgtagggagCACCTTGATACTCTGGGCACAAAGCTAGAAAAAGttgtacaaaaatgtttttccaGTAACGACTGGAACATCCCAACCATCCAGAATTCTATTACAGAGAGTCTTCATGTAATGCTAAGTTCATTACTTAAACAGACTAATAATGATTGCATTTCAGATATTTTACAGCAAGTTGAGGAACGGTAACTGTAATTTTTATGATatctaaattttttatatttataatattcaaGTTGGCTTGATTTTAGCCATGCTTGAACATTGCACTTTAATATGGTGTctacttttaaatttaatttctattaagcaTATTGAAAGTAACTAGCGTTTGTTCtattaaataatttcattttaaatcaaaatatttttatacgaTTTTCTTTACAGACTGCTCTCTCATATTTCAACAATGCTTAaacatgataataaaaataatctctGTAATGACAAATCACTGTCGGAGATTGACCAACCTCAGAAAAGATGTGAACAAAAGAATAGCTCACTTAATAATGTTGATGTtcagctaaaaaaaacacaaagatctGATAGATACCATAAACGTtcttcaaaatgtaaacaagacactggaataaataataatgtaatgtaTAATACAAGAAGACAGCATGAAAAACATGTAATTGATTCAGAAAGACAAAAGGAAAGCGTATTGATAGATAATTCTTTTACGTATGGCAAGCCTAAGTATCAAACTAAAAATAATGGAATTTGTGAAGctgaaaataacataaataaacTATTAACACCTTACATGTATTGTTCTCCAAATTTTTCACCCAGTCAAAGAATGAATTTAAATTTGTCAAAAGTACAGACaatagacaaagtaaaaaaTCCAGATGGAAAAAGTAATGGTAGAAAGAGAAAGTACTGTGAAAATGAAAACCAACAAACCAATTTTTTTAACAGGGACATGCAATTACATTTCGAGCCAGCACAACTTTCTAGATATAGTGAGGACAAAAGTGATTTTCAAGCttattacaaagaaaaaaaaggaaaatatcaACATTTACAAAGTCCATTTCAGACCAGTTTTAAAGCTGTTGAAAAGGtctacaaaacaagacaaatgGTAGAAACACAATCTCATCATGAGTTTTGGTCTCAAAATCTTGAAAATAATTCTTCTGTCTGTCAACAAAAAGCTCTTTTATATTCAGACACATATGGTGATTGTTATGCTGATAGAAAAAGCATATTAAACAAATTGTCATCAAGAAAATTTCAAAGTAGTCTTTCTTCACATAATGggtaagttttattttgtttagcaattttttaattgtattaatgCACAGTGCAAAACCagtggataattttttttaatttcaagaagTTACCTTTTTATGCAACATTACTTTATTATGAATGCTGTTTGGTCATGTGGTATATATGTGCTCTTTTTCATTAAATGTAACTAAATGTCATAGTGTCTGCCAATAGGGCtggttaaaaaattattttgtttgctttgtAATTTCTACTTAAATACTTGCCTAGAGATGCAATGCAACAATTCCccaatttctctttttttattaattcctTATCTGGAAAAACTTTGGATAGTCCTTTTGCATATGGTTGACATTGCTAATAATGTATGGCTAATACCTCTGAGTCTCCTGTTAAGGAATGTTGGATGAAATATTTTGTGACCCTACGTACTAGATTATCCCTTCACTAAAATATCCACATAACACAGAATAACCACATCACAACTGCATCAGCAAGaaattaaaatgctatttacAGGAATCTCAAATTGCAATAAAATACACCATGTCAGCCTTTTAAAAGTAAAGACCCTCAGATTGAGTAAAGAAAACATCTATACATATCACTACTTGCACATTTCTAGCAATGATGCGCATAGCAGTATCGCGCATCCTTAGTTTAGTATAAAGGCTATATAGACTTTGTATAggtcatttttctttgttaaccctgggccacagaaacagatgaccattacatcatctgccctataggcgcaatatctgaaagggaactttactttacttactatcCTTTATAAAGGAAGATAGCAACACAATGCTGTACATCAACACACCTTTTCTAAAAGTTGTTTCATTCTCTGAAATGCTTTGAAGAACTAAGGCTTGACGTGTTCCCAATCCTAGTGAGAAACCTAGGATAGCGAATTTTCTATTTTATGCTATTTTCATTGGTGAACAAAAAGGCCAACGAAGAAAAAATGTCACAGATATGATCAGCAATC
This genomic stretch from Biomphalaria glabrata chromosome 4, xgBioGlab47.1, whole genome shotgun sequence harbors:
- the LOC106077905 gene encoding uncharacterized protein LOC106077905 isoform X3, which codes for MWFHHSQDSAGSSHHPSSYAPDSQCSDFSQINTQDLFSQNSSGPQNEILSQKRMTMYEKWLNKKSLLKSQLDKEGKGSNTSTAGSTNNSNKCYSVIESRTSLGGTVSETAGLNRDLLQQIKNSFQDSSKEIRNALGAFKKKLDTNTELSQEQLSQTLSTFLQDVWKHQEQICNMLCEHVKKASSSEELHTKIAVNEKQITLLEEQLLAFQQSGAEKLSKEVENVLSSHLSNLDQKLEDLIKYMKQTKEKQEFQSEDYKNCLEKNIKECMNQYGNRNSQMKEIDKKIMTEVADVKEKMEMKLCDLRTKLIEEFQVLFKRQTKDISDTHKQLFKQLNQNIFPLKNLRSQNNTVIMEHLDTLGTKLEKVVQKCFSSNDWNIPTIQNSITESLHVMLSSLLKQTNNDCISDILQQVEERLLSHISTMLKHDNKNNLCNDKSLSEIDQPQKRCEQKNSSLNNVDVQLKKTQRSDRYHKRSSKCKQDTGINNNVMYNTRRQHEKHVIDSERQKESVLIDNSFTYGKPKYQTKNNGICEAENNINKLLTPYMYCSPNFSPSQRMNLNLSKVQTIDKVKNPDGKSNGRKRKYCENENQQTNFFNRDMQLHFEPAQLSRYSEDKSDFQAYYKEKKGKYQHLQSPFQTSFKAVEKVYKTRQMVETQSHHEFWSQNLENNSSVCQQKALLYSDTYGDCYADRKSILNKLSSRKFQSSLSSHNGYNGENGDEINSCDSSPTVSLANVTIKKQKAPYKTRLIQDSQTVVKEIKMDAKVLSPAPTLLSEIDL
- the LOC106077905 gene encoding uncharacterized protein LOC106077905 isoform X5; translated protein: MLCEHVKKASSSEELHTKIAVNEKQITLLEEQLLAFQQSGAEKLSKEVENVLSSHLSNLDQKLEDLIKYMKQTKEKQEFQSEDYKNCLEKNIKECMNQYGNRNSQMKEIDKKIMTEVADVKEKMEMKLCDLRTKLIEEFQVLFKRQTKDISDTHKQLFKQLNQNIFPLKNLRSQNNTVIMEHLDTLGTKLEKVVQKCFSSNDWNIPTIQNSITESLHVMLSSLLKQTNNDCISDILQQVEERLLSHISTMLKHDNKNNLCNDKSLSEIDQPQKRCEQKNSSLNNVDVQLKKTQRSDRYHKRSSKCKQDTGINNNVMYNTRRQHEKHVIDSERQKESVLIDNSFTYGKPKYQTKNNGICEAENNINKLLTPYMYCSPNFSPSQRMNLNLSKVQTIDKVKNPDGKSNGRKRKYCENENQQTNFFNRDMQLHFEPAQLSRYSEDKSDFQAYYKEKKGKYQHLQSPFQTSFKAVEKVYKTRQMVETQSHHEFWSQNLENNSSVCQQKALLYSDTYGDCYADRKSILNKLSSRKFQSSLSSHNGYNGENGDEINSCDSSPTVSLANVTIKKQKAPYKTRLIQDSQTVVKEIKMDAKVLSPAPTLLSEIDL
- the LOC106077905 gene encoding uncharacterized protein LOC106077905 isoform X1 is translated as MASSSITEAKATLTYDICGRGGVSLQNRVPQPHEEVCEMNHCHSTIEGGQQCKTLHSESKRKEMWFHHSQDSAGSSHHPSSYAPDSQCSDFSQINTQDLFSQNSSGPQNEILSQKRMTMYEKWLNKKSLLKSQLDKEGKGSNTSTAGSTNNSNKCYSVIESRTSLGGTVSETAGLNRDLLQQIKNSFQDSSKEIRNALGAFKKKLDTNTELSQEQLSQTLSTFLQDVWKHQEQICNMLCEHVKKASSSEELHTKIAVNEKQITLLEEQLLAFQQSGAEKLSKEVENVLSSHLSNLDQKLEDLIKYMKQTKEKQEFQSEDYKNCLEKNIKECMNQYGNRNSQMKEIDKKIMTEVADVKEKMEMKLCDLRTKLIEEFQVLFKRQTKDISDTHKQLFKQLNQNIFPLKNLRSQNNTVIMEHLDTLGTKLEKVVQKCFSSNDWNIPTIQNSITESLHVMLSSLLKQTNNDCISDILQQVEERLLSHISTMLKHDNKNNLCNDKSLSEIDQPQKRCEQKNSSLNNVDVQLKKTQRSDRYHKRSSKCKQDTGINNNVMYNTRRQHEKHVIDSERQKESVLIDNSFTYGKPKYQTKNNGICEAENNINKLLTPYMYCSPNFSPSQRMNLNLSKVQTIDKVKNPDGKSNGRKRKYCENENQQTNFFNRDMQLHFEPAQLSRYSEDKSDFQAYYKEKKGKYQHLQSPFQTSFKAVEKVYKTRQMVETQSHHEFWSQNLENNSSVCQQKALLYSDTYGDCYADRKSILNKLSSRKFQSSLSSHNGYNGENGDEINSCDSSPTVSLANVTIKKQKAPYKTRLIQDSQTVVKEIKMDAKVLSPAPTLLSEIDL
- the LOC106077905 gene encoding uncharacterized protein LOC106077905 isoform X2; this encodes MSKCVRSMCSSAEILKHFFTPFLKNGTHPKKLSRHKRKEMWFHHSQDSAGSSHHPSSYAPDSQCSDFSQINTQDLFSQNSSGPQNEILSQKRMTMYEKWLNKKSLLKSQLDKEGKGSNTSTAGSTNNSNKCYSVIESRTSLGGTVSETAGLNRDLLQQIKNSFQDSSKEIRNALGAFKKKLDTNTELSQEQLSQTLSTFLQDVWKHQEQICNMLCEHVKKASSSEELHTKIAVNEKQITLLEEQLLAFQQSGAEKLSKEVENVLSSHLSNLDQKLEDLIKYMKQTKEKQEFQSEDYKNCLEKNIKECMNQYGNRNSQMKEIDKKIMTEVADVKEKMEMKLCDLRTKLIEEFQVLFKRQTKDISDTHKQLFKQLNQNIFPLKNLRSQNNTVIMEHLDTLGTKLEKVVQKCFSSNDWNIPTIQNSITESLHVMLSSLLKQTNNDCISDILQQVEERLLSHISTMLKHDNKNNLCNDKSLSEIDQPQKRCEQKNSSLNNVDVQLKKTQRSDRYHKRSSKCKQDTGINNNVMYNTRRQHEKHVIDSERQKESVLIDNSFTYGKPKYQTKNNGICEAENNINKLLTPYMYCSPNFSPSQRMNLNLSKVQTIDKVKNPDGKSNGRKRKYCENENQQTNFFNRDMQLHFEPAQLSRYSEDKSDFQAYYKEKKGKYQHLQSPFQTSFKAVEKVYKTRQMVETQSHHEFWSQNLENNSSVCQQKALLYSDTYGDCYADRKSILNKLSSRKFQSSLSSHNGYNGENGDEINSCDSSPTVSLANVTIKKQKAPYKTRLIQDSQTVVKEIKMDAKVLSPAPTLLSEIDL